A genome region from Hoplias malabaricus isolate fHopMal1 chromosome 8, fHopMal1.hap1, whole genome shotgun sequence includes the following:
- the got1 gene encoding aspartate aminotransferase, cytoplasmic gives MSLFSDVPLAAPVAVFKLTADFREDPSPNKVNLGVGAYRTDECQPWVLPVVRKVEKMIAEDNSLNHEYLPILGLPEFRSSASKIALGEDSPAILEKRVGAVQCLGGTGALKIGAEFLCRWYNGLNNTKTPVYVSSPTWENHNGVFANAGFEDIRPYKYWDAQKRGLDLSGFLGDLESAPEHSIFVLHACAHNPTGTDPSQEEWKQIADVMKRRSLFAFFDSAYQGFASGNLDKDAWAVRYFVSQGFEIFCAQSFSKNFGLYNERVGNLTVVSKDEDNLKRVLSQMEKIVRITWSNPPSQGARLVAITLNTPELFAEWKGNVKTMADRVLQMRAQLKAKLLALGTPGTWEHITEQIGMFSFTGLNPKQVEYMVKEKHIYLMASGRINMCGLTSKNIDYVAESIHEAVTRVQ, from the exons ATGTCATTATTCAGCGACGTCCCGCTGGCCGCTCCCGTGGCCGTGTTCAAACTGACTGCGGATTTCCGCGAAGACCCAAGCCCCAACAAGGTGAACCTCGGAGTAGGAG CTTACAGAACAGATGAGTGTCAGCCATGGGTGCTCCCTGTGGTGAGGAAAGTGGAGAAGATGATTGCTGAGGATAACAGTCTAAACCATGAGTATCTACCCATCCTGGGCCTGCCAGAGTTTCGCTCCAGTGCTTCTAAAATCGCTCTAGGGGAGGACAGCCCTGCCATCCTGGAGAAGAGG GTAGGAGCTGTGCAGTGTCTAGGAGGAACTGGTGCACTGAAGATTGGGGCGGAGTTTCTTTGTAGATGGTACAATGGGCtcaacaacacaaaaacaccaGTTTATGTCTCTTCACCTACGTGGG AGAACCACAATGGAGTTTTTGCTAATGCTGGGTTTGAGGACATCCGTCCATACAAATATTGGGATGCACAGAAGCGTGGCCTGGACCTGTCTGGTTTCCTAGGTGATTTAGAG AGTGCACCCGAGCACTCTATCTTTGTGTTGCACGCCTGTGCACATAACCCCACTGGCACAGATCCCAGTCAGGAGGAGTGGAAGCAAATTGCTGACGTCATGAAG AGGAGGAGCCTCTTTGCTTTCTTTGACTCAGCATATCAAGGGTTTGCCTCCGGGAATTTAGACAAGGATGCCTGGGCAGTTCGTTACTTTGTATCTCAGGGTTTTGAAATATTCTGTGCTCAGTCTTTCTCAAAGAACTTTGGCTTGTACA ATGAGAGAGTTGGAAACTTGACAGTTGTTTCTAAAGATGAGGACAACCTGAAGCGTGTTCTCTCTCAGATGGAGAAGATTGTCCGGATCACCTGGTCTAATCCTCCATCTCAGGGAGCTCGTCTGGTTGCCATCACGCTTAATACCCCTGAACTCTTTGCTGAATG GAAGGGCAATGTTAAGACGATGGCTGACAGGGTGCTGCAGATGCGAGCTCAGCTGAAGGCTAAGCTTCTGGCTCTGGGGACTCCAGGCACCTGGGAGCACATCACTGAGCAGATCGGCATGTTCAGTTTCACCGGCCTCAACC CCAAACAAGTGGAGTACATGGTGAAGGAGAAGCACATCTATCTGATGGCCAGTGGCCGCATCAACATGTGTGGTCTGACTTCCAAGAATATTGACTACGTTGCTGAGTCCATTCATGAAGCAGTCACCAGGGTCCAATAA